In one Deltaproteobacteria bacterium genomic region, the following are encoded:
- the rpmF gene encoding 50S ribosomal protein L32 yields MAVPKRKTSHSKKNQRRAHDALTAPALSTCPDCGEPTLRHRACSRCGSYRGRKVIEGSAE; encoded by the coding sequence ATGGCAGTTCCGAAACGGAAGACCTCTCACTCAAAGAAAAACCAGCGGCGCGCACACGACGCGTTGACGGCGCCAGCGCTGTCGACCTGCCCGGACTGCGGCGAACCGACCTTGCGCCATCGCGCCTGCTCGCGTTGCGGCTCGTATCGCGGCCGCAAGGTCATCGAGGGCAGCGCGGAGTGA
- the acpP gene encoding acyl carrier protein gives MASAVEDKVKAIIAEQLGVGPEEVTPDASFIEDLGADSLDIVELVMALEEEYDLEITDEQAEKIRTVHDVVKFIEDNKKP, from the coding sequence ATGGCGTCAGCGGTTGAGGACAAGGTGAAGGCCATTATAGCGGAGCAACTCGGTGTCGGCCCGGAAGAGGTCACGCCGGACGCGTCCTTCATCGAAGATTTGGGTGCCGATTCGCTCGACATCGTCGAGTTGGTGATGGCGCTCGAAGAAGAATACGACCTCGAAATCACCGACGAGCAGGCGGAAAAGATCCGCACGGTGCACGACGTCGTCAAGTTCATCGAGGACAACAAAAAACCCTGA
- a CDS encoding lytic transglycosylase domain-containing protein yields the protein MRRGILLIVAVCLCATAARADIYMYRDRAGVLHFSNAPSEPAYRPFVPDFSGWVRRMGPIVDRERYQRYDQIIRDAAHRNGVDTALVKAVIRAESDFVPQALSPKGAQGLMQLMPSTAHRHNVWRVWEPRQNVEGGVRHLRMLLDRYSGNIRLAVAAYNAGEKAVDNYGGVPPYPETVEYLARVLRFRDHYLRAQ from the coding sequence ATGCGGAGGGGCATACTACTCATTGTCGCTGTTTGCCTGTGCGCCACCGCCGCGCGCGCCGATATCTATATGTATCGCGACCGCGCCGGGGTGTTGCACTTCAGCAACGCACCCTCCGAGCCGGCGTACCGGCCCTTCGTGCCCGACTTCAGCGGCTGGGTGCGCCGGATGGGGCCGATCGTCGACCGCGAGCGTTACCAGCGCTACGACCAGATCATCCGTGACGCCGCCCATCGCAATGGGGTCGATACCGCGCTGGTGAAGGCCGTGATCCGCGCCGAATCCGACTTCGTCCCGCAAGCGCTCTCTCCCAAAGGGGCGCAGGGGCTGATGCAACTGATGCCGTCGACGGCGCACCGGCACAACGTGTGGCGAGTCTGGGAGCCGCGGCAGAACGTCGAAGGCGGCGTGCGCCATCTGCGCATGCTGCTCGATCGCTACAGCGGCAACATTCGGCTTGCGGTCGCCGCCTACAATGCCGGCGAGAAGGCGGTCGACAACTACGGCGGCGTGCCACCGTATCCGGAGACGGTCGAATACCTCGCCCGCGTGCTGCGCTTCCGCGATCACTACCTGCGCGCGCAGTAG
- a CDS encoding serine hydroxymethyltransferase: MSSALQQTDPEIFDVIRRETERQQHNLELIASENVVSRAVLEAQGSILTNKYAEGYPGKRYYGGCEFVDVAEQLAIDRAKQLFGADHVNVQPHSGSQANMAVYFSQLSPGDTILAMDLSHGGHLTHGNPANFSGKFFKVIPYGVRREDERLDYEAMRALARQHRPKMIVVGYSAYPRAIDFVPFRAAADEVGAVIMADIAHFAGLVAAGIHASPVPHCEFVTTTTHKTLRGPRGGMIMCREAFAKSLNSSVFPGNQGGPLMHVIAAKAVAFQEALSPGFKAYQQQIVSNAKALAAGLMRNGFKLVSGGTDNHLMLLDLRASELTGKIAQETLDQAHITVNKNTVPFETRSPFVTSGVRIGTPAVTTRGMKEPEMQTIADLIARALQSVGDESALKRVADDVIALCAKFPIGIG, from the coding sequence ATGAGTAGCGCATTGCAGCAGACCGATCCGGAAATCTTCGACGTCATCCGGCGCGAGACCGAGCGCCAGCAGCACAACCTCGAGCTGATCGCGTCGGAGAACGTCGTCAGCCGCGCCGTGCTTGAAGCGCAGGGATCGATCCTCACCAACAAGTACGCCGAAGGCTATCCGGGCAAGCGCTACTACGGCGGCTGCGAGTTCGTCGACGTGGCCGAGCAACTAGCCATCGATCGCGCCAAGCAGTTGTTCGGCGCCGACCATGTCAATGTGCAGCCGCACTCGGGCTCGCAGGCCAACATGGCGGTGTACTTCTCCCAGCTCAGTCCGGGCGACACGATCTTGGCGATGGACCTCAGCCACGGCGGTCACCTGACTCACGGTAACCCGGCGAACTTCTCGGGCAAGTTCTTCAAGGTGATTCCGTACGGCGTGCGCCGCGAGGACGAGCGGCTCGACTACGAGGCGATGCGCGCGCTGGCGCGTCAACACCGGCCCAAGATGATCGTCGTCGGCTACAGCGCCTACCCGCGCGCGATCGACTTCGTGCCCTTCCGCGCCGCCGCCGACGAAGTCGGTGCCGTCATCATGGCCGACATCGCTCACTTCGCCGGCTTGGTCGCGGCCGGCATTCACGCCTCACCCGTACCTCATTGCGAGTTCGTCACCACCACCACGCACAAAACCCTGCGCGGCCCGCGCGGCGGCATGATCATGTGCCGCGAAGCATTTGCGAAGAGCCTGAACTCATCCGTATTCCCGGGCAATCAAGGCGGACCGCTGATGCACGTGATCGCCGCGAAGGCGGTCGCGTTCCAAGAAGCCCTCAGCCCTGGCTTCAAGGCCTATCAGCAACAGATCGTCAGCAACGCCAAGGCGCTCGCGGCCGGACTGATGCGCAACGGGTTCAAGCTAGTGTCCGGCGGTACCGACAATCACCTCATGCTGCTCGATCTACGCGCCAGCGAACTCACCGGCAAGATCGCGCAAGAGACACTCGATCAGGCGCACATCACGGTCAACAAGAACACAGTCCCGTTCGAAACCCGATCCCCGTTCGTCACCAGCGGCGTTCGCATCGGCACGCCGGCAGTGACCACCCGTGGGATGAAGGAACCAGAGATGCAAACGATCGCCGACCTCATCGCCCGCGCGCTGCAAAGCGTCGGCGATGAATCGGCGCTCAAGCGCGTCGCCGACGACGTCATCGCGTTGTGCGCAAAGTTTCCGATCGGGATCGGTTAA
- the pgsA gene encoding CDP-diacylglycerol--glycerol-3-phosphate 3-phosphatidyltransferase, with product MARLPNLLSLFRIALIPVLVWLLTDTGRGAALLAALVFFLACLSDFFDGWLARRHGIITTLGKFLDPLADKLIVMAALVMLACLDRQPRVPAWMVVLIVGRELAVTGLRAIASGEGVVLGAEELGKYKMIYQMFALCGLLLHYRFLGVDFHGGGMYFLWISLVISLWSGIAYHVTVARAVLQSRPPAGA from the coding sequence ATGGCGCGGTTGCCGAATCTTCTGTCGCTGTTTCGCATCGCGCTGATTCCTGTGCTGGTGTGGCTGCTCACCGATACCGGACGCGGGGCCGCGCTGTTGGCCGCGCTGGTTTTCTTTCTCGCCTGTTTGAGTGATTTCTTCGACGGCTGGCTCGCCCGCCGGCACGGCATCATAACCACGCTCGGCAAGTTTCTCGATCCGCTCGCCGACAAACTGATCGTGATGGCCGCGCTGGTGATGCTGGCGTGCCTCGACCGCCAGCCACGCGTACCGGCGTGGATGGTCGTTCTGATCGTCGGGCGCGAACTGGCAGTCACCGGACTACGCGCCATCGCCTCGGGTGAGGGCGTCGTTCTCGGCGCCGAAGAGCTCGGCAAGTACAAGATGATCTATCAGATGTTCGCGCTCTGCGGGTTGTTGCTCCACTACCGATTTCTCGGCGTCGATTTCCACGGCGGCGGAATGTATTTCCTGTGGATCTCGTTGGTGATCAGCCTGTGGTCGGGCATCGCCTATCATGTGACCGTCGCTCGTGCCGTGCTGCAATCGCGCCCGCCGGCGGGAGCGTGA
- the fabG gene encoding 3-oxoacyl-[acyl-carrier-protein] reductase gives MSPLADQVALVTGGSRGIGRAIAQRLAAQGARVVITYVSNQAAADECVRAIKEAAGDAEAVQFDVADGEATGTAVTELVERCGRLDVLINNAGITIDTLILRMKADDWDRVLAVNLRGAFNCTKAAARTMVRARYGRIVNITSVIAEMGNAGQGAYAAAKAGLIGFTKSMARELAARNITVNAVSPGFIETEMVQRLPETVRAEYLKAIPAGRLGTAEEVAAAVAFLVQPEAGYITGQVVGVNGGLYM, from the coding sequence GTGAGCCCGCTCGCCGATCAGGTTGCGTTGGTCACCGGGGGCTCGCGCGGCATTGGCCGCGCGATCGCACAGCGCTTAGCCGCCCAGGGCGCGCGCGTAGTCATCACCTACGTGAGCAATCAGGCAGCCGCCGATGAGTGTGTGCGTGCCATCAAGGAGGCAGCGGGCGACGCCGAGGCCGTGCAGTTCGATGTCGCCGATGGTGAGGCGACCGGCACCGCAGTCACCGAGTTGGTCGAACGCTGCGGGCGGCTCGATGTGCTCATCAACAACGCCGGCATCACCATCGACACGCTGATTCTGCGCATGAAGGCAGACGACTGGGACCGCGTGCTGGCGGTGAATCTCCGCGGCGCGTTCAACTGCACCAAGGCCGCTGCCCGCACAATGGTGCGCGCGCGCTACGGGCGCATCGTCAACATCACCTCGGTGATCGCCGAGATGGGCAATGCGGGTCAAGGCGCCTATGCGGCGGCGAAGGCCGGGCTGATCGGCTTCACCAAGTCGATGGCGCGCGAGTTGGCCGCCCGCAACATCACCGTCAACGCCGTTTCGCCCGGATTCATTGAAACGGAAATGGTGCAGCGCTTGCCCGAGACGGTGCGGGCGGAGTATCTCAAGGCCATCCCGGCGGGCCGACTCGGCACGGCGGAAGAAGTGGCCGCGGCGGTCGCGTTTCTCGTTCAGCCGGAAGCCGGCTATATCACCGGCCAAGTGGTGGGCGTGAACGGCGGCCTCTACATGTGA
- the nadB gene encoding L-aspartate oxidase: MDADFLVIGGGLAGLTFALEAAAHGSVLVLTKTGMPESNTTHAQGGIASVWSPEDSFDEHIEDTMVAGAGLCHRDIVEIVVCEGPDRIRDLIARGIHFSLRPGKEDEYDLGREGGHSRRRVLHASDATGQEIMRALVEAVRRTPAITVLEDHIAIDLLIDAKSDPSIGTPSCWGVYALDKRTAEIKTLRARATVLATGGAGKVYLYTTNPDIATGDGVALAYRAGVPIANMEFIQFHPTCLFHPAAKSFLISEALRGEGAVLRRPDGVEFMKRYDARAELAPRDIVARAIDSEMKVYGFEHVYLDITHKGAAFVRERFPTIHARCLEFGIDITRDPIPVVPAAHYCCGGVLTDADGVTTVRRLYAAGEVAMTGLHGANRLASNSLLEAMVFGHRSARHAVALIAVDRATPPDRPAWNPGAATDSDESVVVTQNWDEIRRLMWNYVGIVRSNRRLARALKRITLLQEEIRQYYWDFKVTADLIELRNIALVAELIIIAAITRKESRGLHYTIDYPEHDDTHRQRDTIVTRGEQFAPDQEFLASLYRRRASA, from the coding sequence ATGGACGCGGACTTTCTCGTCATCGGCGGTGGATTGGCGGGGCTGACTTTCGCTCTCGAAGCAGCGGCGCACGGGTCGGTCTTGGTGCTCACCAAGACCGGCATGCCGGAGAGCAACACCACGCATGCGCAAGGTGGGATCGCCTCGGTGTGGAGTCCCGAGGATTCGTTCGACGAGCATATCGAGGACACCATGGTCGCAGGGGCTGGCTTGTGTCATCGCGACATCGTCGAGATCGTCGTCTGCGAAGGCCCCGACCGCATCCGCGACCTCATCGCGCGCGGCATCCATTTTTCGCTGCGCCCGGGCAAGGAGGACGAGTACGACCTCGGGCGCGAAGGCGGCCACTCGCGTCGTCGCGTGCTGCACGCCTCTGATGCGACCGGCCAAGAGATCATGCGCGCGTTGGTCGAGGCGGTGCGGCGCACGCCGGCGATCACCGTGCTCGAAGATCATATTGCCATCGATCTGCTCATTGATGCCAAGTCCGATCCGTCGATCGGCACGCCGTCGTGCTGGGGCGTCTACGCGCTCGACAAGCGTACCGCTGAAATCAAAACGTTGCGCGCGCGCGCCACGGTGCTAGCGACCGGTGGGGCAGGGAAAGTGTACCTCTACACCACCAACCCGGACATCGCGACCGGCGACGGCGTCGCGTTGGCGTATCGCGCCGGCGTGCCGATCGCCAACATGGAGTTCATCCAGTTCCACCCGACGTGTCTGTTTCACCCGGCGGCGAAGTCGTTCTTGATCAGCGAGGCGTTGCGCGGCGAAGGGGCGGTGCTTCGAAGACCTGACGGCGTCGAGTTCATGAAACGTTACGACGCGCGCGCCGAGCTGGCGCCGCGCGACATCGTTGCGCGGGCCATCGACAGCGAGATGAAGGTGTACGGCTTCGAGCACGTCTATCTCGACATCACGCACAAGGGTGCCGCCTTCGTGCGCGAACGGTTTCCGACCATTCACGCGCGCTGTCTCGAGTTCGGCATCGACATCACCAGGGACCCGATTCCGGTAGTGCCGGCCGCGCACTACTGCTGCGGTGGCGTGCTCACCGATGCGGACGGAGTCACCACCGTGCGCCGGCTGTACGCCGCCGGCGAAGTGGCAATGACCGGGCTGCACGGCGCCAATCGGCTGGCGTCGAATTCGCTGCTCGAAGCCATGGTGTTCGGTCACCGATCCGCGCGCCACGCGGTCGCCTTGATTGCCGTTGATCGCGCGACCCCACCGGACCGTCCGGCGTGGAATCCGGGCGCCGCGACCGACAGCGACGAGTCGGTCGTCGTCACCCAGAACTGGGACGAGATCCGCCGGCTGATGTGGAACTACGTCGGCATCGTGCGTTCGAATCGCCGCCTGGCGCGCGCCCTCAAGCGCATCACGCTGTTGCAGGAAGAGATCCGGCAATACTACTGGGACTTCAAGGTCACCGCCGACCTGATCGAGCTGCGCAACATTGCGCTGGTTGCCGAACTGATCATCATCGCCGCCATCACGCGCAAAGAGAGCCGCGGCCTGCACTACACGATCGACTACCCGGAGCACGACGACACGCACCGGCAGCGCGATACGATCGTCACGCGCGGTGAGCAATTCGCGCCCGATCAGGAATTCCTGGCATCGCTCTACCGCCGCCGCGCGTCGGCGTGA
- a CDS encoding DUF177 domain-containing protein: MKFHVRDIEAAAKERRFDEPTQELARLLAEPVQDFRLPALLPVTVSCYRAGDDLFFGGRVDGDIIGRCSRCLEEYTFPLALDFSFVYTPHRELGEGRELEADDTDLSYYEGDEIDLSPLLHEQIMLALPTRPLCREECAGLCPQCGVNRNLTPCDCHEERGDPRLAVLRTLKVHP; this comes from the coding sequence GTGAAATTTCACGTTCGCGATATCGAGGCCGCGGCCAAGGAGCGGCGCTTTGACGAGCCGACCCAGGAGCTCGCCCGCTTGCTGGCGGAGCCTGTGCAAGATTTCCGCCTGCCGGCGCTGCTGCCGGTCACCGTGTCATGCTATCGCGCCGGCGACGACCTTTTCTTCGGAGGTCGCGTCGATGGCGACATCATCGGCCGTTGCTCGCGTTGCCTTGAAGAGTATACGTTCCCGCTCGCGCTCGATTTTTCTTTCGTCTACACGCCGCACCGTGAACTCGGCGAGGGACGCGAATTGGAAGCCGACGACACCGATCTGAGTTACTACGAAGGCGACGAGATCGACCTCTCGCCGCTGCTGCACGAACAGATCATGCTCGCGTTGCCGACCCGACCGCTGTGCCGCGAAGAATGCGCCGGCCTGTGCCCGCAGTGCGGCGTCAACCGCAACCTGACACCGTGTGACTGCCACGAGGAACGCGGCGATCCTCGATTGGCCGTATTGCGTACACTGAAAGTTCATCCCTAA
- the lpxD gene encoding UDP-3-O-(3-hydroxymyristoyl)glucosamine N-acyltransferase, producing MKLVEIAQRIGCELRGDGAVEITGTAPIENAGPGQLTFLAHPRYGQFLTTTRASAIILATSADEVAIPSLRAADPYLAFAKALGLFYQPPHFIPGVHPTAVVATNATIGANAAIGPYVVIGERTTIAAGAQIAAHVVIAEDVIIGRNFTAHSFVSVRERVHIGDGVTLQSGAKIGGDGFGYTADEHGQIMKIPQTGRVVIEDEVEIGANATIDRAAVGDTIIRRAAKIDNLVMIAHGCDVGSGAMLAAQVGISGSTRVGRFVRMGGQAGSAGHLTIGDGAQIAAQSGVPNDVAAGVTVGGYPAVEMQVWRRISAALPRLPELFRRVRRLERTAAEKG from the coding sequence ATGAAACTCGTGGAGATCGCGCAACGAATCGGCTGTGAGCTGCGCGGCGACGGCGCGGTAGAGATCACCGGCACCGCCCCGATCGAAAACGCCGGCCCGGGCCAACTCACCTTCCTCGCGCACCCACGCTACGGGCAATTTCTCACCACGACCCGAGCGTCGGCCATCATTCTCGCGACCAGTGCTGACGAGGTGGCAATCCCGTCCCTCCGCGCCGCCGATCCGTACCTCGCGTTCGCCAAGGCGTTGGGCCTGTTCTATCAACCACCGCACTTCATCCCTGGCGTTCACCCAACCGCCGTCGTGGCGACCAACGCGACGATCGGCGCTAACGCCGCGATCGGACCGTACGTCGTCATCGGCGAACGCACCACGATTGCCGCCGGCGCTCAAATCGCCGCCCATGTCGTGATCGCGGAAGACGTCATCATCGGACGGAACTTTACCGCCCATTCGTTCGTCAGCGTGCGCGAGCGGGTCCACATCGGCGACGGCGTTACGCTGCAGAGCGGCGCCAAGATCGGCGGCGATGGGTTCGGCTACACTGCTGACGAACACGGGCAGATCATGAAGATCCCACAGACCGGTCGGGTGGTGATCGAGGACGAGGTCGAGATCGGGGCCAACGCGACCATCGATCGCGCCGCCGTCGGCGACACCATCATTCGCCGCGCCGCCAAGATCGACAACCTCGTGATGATTGCGCACGGCTGCGACGTCGGATCGGGCGCGATGCTCGCCGCGCAGGTCGGCATCTCGGGCAGCACCAGAGTGGGGCGGTTCGTACGGATGGGCGGACAGGCCGGCAGTGCCGGCCACCTCACCATTGGCGATGGAGCGCAGATCGCGGCCCAAAGTGGTGTCCCGAACGATGTGGCCGCCGGGGTTACGGTCGGCGGCTATCCGGCGGTCGAGATGCAGGTGTGGCGGCGCATTTCGGCCGCCCTGCCCCGTCTGCCGGAGCTGTTCCGTCGCGTCCGCCGGCTCGAGCGCACCGCCGCGGAGAAAGGGTGA
- a CDS encoding glycosyltransferase family 39 protein encodes MRWWEWTILLSLLVLGAAVRFDQLGKVGLSLNEIRDALIAEQPLTQLPAAVAQQTGTTPLPAILTHIAQHRWGRTETTARASAALFGSATILAVGLAGSVLFGAPALVGAALLALAPAHIAASREVQAAALAGLLVVGLVTCAWRVLQQPTWRKTLAFAAISTAAFYSHYGAVPVLAAILVVATVAAAFQRDIRPATGRLFAASLAALFAFAPWLWLDAQAGRGSVMYVPHITTDTFTGLVRAFTVDDRPVSPAWVIAVACAAAAGVARGVFEARLASSLVTMSVVATVATTLAVTYQLPHPFDPHQVLLLLPLYLLLAARGFEWPLQLIRPPARPYLRAAVALAIIVPNLLVLRGPAATPLPDWRTVAAVVGNNAWSDDAVAAPGAREALLFYAPGLLRQVLPEAPAGRLASALEHGVRGWLVAPLSVQLGGAWPELTGWINSGNVIDLSVGDDPLILYGGDTSRAMLLREIAGFDLPTAALARGRWLRDLLQQTGPVPAVFRLVDQLAAAEPGISLRNPELLNIVSLLVHSGHREQARGLAARIAEAEPDWLEAQQALVAVQSD; translated from the coding sequence ATGCGCTGGTGGGAATGGACGATACTGCTGAGCCTGCTCGTGCTAGGGGCGGCCGTACGGTTTGACCAGCTCGGCAAGGTCGGACTCTCCCTCAACGAAATTCGCGACGCGCTCATCGCGGAGCAACCGCTGACTCAACTGCCGGCGGCTGTCGCGCAACAAACCGGCACCACACCGCTGCCGGCGATTCTCACACACATCGCGCAGCACCGCTGGGGACGTACGGAAACCACGGCGCGTGCATCGGCGGCTCTGTTCGGCAGTGCGACGATCCTCGCCGTCGGCCTCGCGGGCAGCGTTTTGTTCGGCGCCCCGGCACTGGTTGGCGCGGCACTACTCGCGCTGGCGCCCGCGCACATCGCCGCATCGCGCGAAGTGCAAGCGGCGGCACTCGCCGGCCTGCTGGTCGTCGGACTCGTCACCTGCGCGTGGCGAGTTCTGCAGCAACCAACCTGGCGGAAGACGCTGGCCTTCGCGGCCATCAGTACCGCAGCCTTCTACAGTCACTACGGCGCCGTACCGGTACTGGCGGCGATACTCGTGGTCGCAACAGTGGCGGCCGCGTTCCAGCGAGATATTCGCCCAGCCACCGGGCGCCTGTTCGCCGCCTCACTAGCAGCGCTCTTCGCCTTCGCTCCGTGGCTGTGGCTCGATGCCCAAGCCGGTCGCGGCTCGGTGATGTACGTTCCACACATCACCACCGACACCTTCACCGGTCTCGTGCGCGCCTTCACGGTGGACGACCGCCCAGTGTCACCGGCGTGGGTGATTGCCGTGGCGTGCGCCGCCGCCGCGGGCGTCGCGCGGGGGGTATTCGAAGCGCGCCTGGCTTCGAGCCTCGTCACGATGAGCGTAGTCGCTACTGTTGCGACCACGCTGGCGGTGACCTATCAGCTCCCCCACCCGTTCGATCCTCACCAAGTCCTACTGCTGTTGCCGCTCTACCTGTTGCTCGCGGCGCGCGGGTTCGAGTGGCCGTTGCAGTTGATCCGACCACCCGCACGACCATACCTACGAGCCGCCGTCGCACTGGCGATCATCGTGCCGAATCTGCTCGTGCTCCGCGGGCCGGCGGCGACGCCGCTACCCGACTGGCGCACAGTCGCTGCCGTGGTCGGCAACAACGCATGGTCGGACGACGCGGTCGCAGCGCCGGGCGCGCGTGAGGCGTTGCTCTTCTACGCGCCGGGCCTGCTGCGCCAAGTGCTACCCGAAGCGCCCGCGGGACGTCTCGCGAGCGCCTTGGAGCACGGTGTGCGCGGATGGTTGGTGGCGCCGCTCAGCGTGCAGCTCGGGGGCGCCTGGCCCGAGCTGACGGGCTGGATCAATAGCGGCAACGTCATTGATCTCAGTGTCGGCGACGATCCGCTAATCTTATACGGCGGCGATACGAGTCGCGCGATGCTCCTCCGCGAGATCGCCGGGTTCGACCTGCCAACCGCGGCCCTCGCGCGCGGCCGCTGGCTGCGCGACTTGCTCCAGCAGACCGGGCCGGTTCCCGCCGTCTTCCGTCTCGTCGACCAACTCGCCGCGGCCGAACCCGGCATATCGCTCCGCAACCCCGAGTTGCTGAACATTGTTTCGCTGCTCGTGCACAGCGGACACCGCGAGCAGGCACGGGGACTCGCCGCCCGGATCGCCGAAGCGGAACCGGATTGGTTAGAAGCGCAGCAGGCGCTGGTCGCGGTGCAATCAGACTGA
- the hisI gene encoding phosphoribosyl-AMP cyclohydrolase, which yields MPQPDFDKRGGLLTVITQDADNGEVLMLAYMNREAWERTLATKTACYYSTSRQSLWVKGESSGNTQEVVEVRVDCDADAVLLKVRQRGPACHEGYRNCFFRLVEPTGWRVTAERLRDPAEMYPGKAG from the coding sequence ATGCCGCAACCGGATTTTGACAAGCGCGGTGGCTTGCTGACCGTGATCACGCAGGACGCCGACAACGGCGAAGTGCTCATGCTCGCCTACATGAACCGCGAGGCGTGGGAGCGCACGTTGGCCACCAAGACCGCGTGCTACTACAGCACGTCGCGCCAGAGTTTGTGGGTGAAAGGTGAGAGTTCCGGCAACACCCAGGAAGTCGTCGAAGTGCGCGTCGATTGCGATGCGGACGCCGTGTTGCTGAAGGTGCGCCAGCGCGGCCCAGCATGTCACGAAGGGTACCGCAACTGCTTCTTTCGCCTAGTCGAACCGACCGGTTGGCGCGTTACCGCCGAGCGCTTGCGCGATCCGGCCGAGATGTACCCGGGAAAAGCCGGTTGA
- the rfbD gene encoding dTDP-4-dehydrorhamnose reductase: MRVAVVGANGQLASDLLPLLSTHHTPIPLTHADCELRDHEAVRARLDRERPDVVINTAAFHRVDDCEQEVEAAFAVNAFGVLQLARWCAAHDATLIHFSTDYVFAGDVASPRSEADAAEPLSVYGASKLAGEHLVRQACPRHFVIRTCGLYGHAGSSGKGGNFVETMLRLGRAGKPIRVVHDQVLTPTATADLAPKVLQLLETTAFGLYHITDAGACSWFEFAAAAFRLAGIVADLSPTTSAAFGAAARRPAYSVLRHDRLAALGLDDLPPWQDALACYLRGRPSSV, translated from the coding sequence ATGCGCGTTGCGGTGGTCGGAGCCAATGGCCAGCTCGCCAGCGACTTGCTGCCGCTGCTGAGCACCCACCATACGCCGATCCCGCTCACCCACGCGGATTGCGAACTGCGCGATCACGAGGCGGTGCGCGCGCGACTCGATCGCGAGCGCCCGGACGTGGTCATCAACACCGCCGCCTTTCACCGCGTCGATGACTGCGAACAAGAAGTCGAAGCCGCCTTCGCGGTCAACGCGTTCGGCGTCTTGCAGTTGGCGCGCTGGTGCGCTGCGCACGACGCAACGTTGATCCACTTCAGCACCGACTACGTGTTCGCCGGTGACGTCGCCTCACCGCGCAGCGAGGCCGACGCAGCGGAACCGCTGAGCGTGTACGGAGCCTCGAAACTGGCGGGCGAGCATCTCGTGCGACAAGCCTGTCCGCGTCACTTCGTCATTCGTACGTGTGGACTGTACGGTCACGCCGGCAGCAGCGGCAAAGGCGGCAATTTCGTCGAGACCATGCTGCGCCTGGGGCGTGCAGGCAAGCCAATTCGCGTGGTCCACGATCAGGTGCTGACCCCGACCGCGACGGCCGATCTCGCGCCGAAGGTGTTGCAGTTGCTCGAAACCACAGCGTTCGGTCTGTATCACATCACCGACGCCGGGGCGTGCTCATGGTTCGAGTTTGCCGCCGCGGCGTTTCGGCTCGCCGGCATTGTCGCTGACCTGTCGCCGACGACGTCTGCCGCGTTTGGCGCGGCGGCGCGGCGGCCGGCCTACTCGGTGCTTCGTCATGATCGCCTGGCGGCGCTGGGTCTCGATGACTTGCCGCCTTGGCAGGACGCACTGGCGTGTTATCTGCGCGGCCGCCCGTCGTCAGTCTGA